A stretch of Sporomusaceae bacterium DNA encodes these proteins:
- a CDS encoding NADH peroxidase — translation MKKFVCTICGYVHEADAAPENCPHCKAPAAKFVEQTAGEMKWADEHRIGVASGVDAQIVEGLKMNFMGECTEVGMYLAMSRQADREGFPEVAEAYKRIAFEEAEHAAKFAELLGECVSPSTEKNLQLRVEAEFGACQGKLAIAKRAKELGLDAIHDTVHEMCKDEARHGAAFKGLLARHFGK, via the coding sequence ATGAAAAAATTCGTATGCACCATCTGCGGCTACGTCCACGAAGCCGACGCCGCTCCCGAAAACTGTCCGCACTGTAAAGCCCCGGCCGCGAAATTCGTCGAGCAGACCGCCGGCGAAATGAAATGGGCCGACGAACACCGCATCGGCGTAGCCAGCGGTGTCGACGCCCAGATCGTCGAAGGCCTGAAAATGAACTTCATGGGCGAATGCACCGAAGTCGGCATGTACCTCGCGATGAGCCGCCAGGCCGACCGCGAAGGCTTCCCGGAAGTCGCCGAAGCATATAAAAGAATCGCGTTCGAAGAAGCGGAGCACGCCGCCAAATTCGCCGAACTCCTGGGCGAGTGCGTATCCCCCTCCACCGAAAAGAACCTCCAGCTGCGAGTCGAAGCCGAATTCGGCGCCTGCCAGGGCAAGCTCGCCATCGCCAAAAGAGCCAAAGAACTCGGCCTTGACGCTATCCACGACACCGTCCACGAAATGTGCAAGGACGAAGCCCGCCACGGCGCCGCCTTCAAAGGTCTCCTCGCCCGCCACTTCGGCAAATAA
- a CDS encoding methyl-accepting chemotaxis protein: MKTIQAKLTVTILAIVLVALAALGGLNYWRAKAIITDNVVAELQKTSVATAEGLGNWFDIRKTEMNAIARSPVMTGGNQEAMLAYIGAEMKNNSGIYENIFWITPDGTLVDTKGTKGNLSSRAYFQAGMKGATSISDPLKSMTTGKSVVVLATPIKSGNGVAGVLVGSIYIEELEKRTLGIKVGRTGSAYIVRSDGLMIVHANKDLVMKANSLTDEKYPQAIRDVTGRMVKGETGVASYKWDGAEKMISYAPVPGTGWSLALTVPTAEITGVLSALTTISLVTIIVVMLLAGIAISWFARRIARPIQSLEAAAQKIAGGDLSQASLGISSNDEIGRLAQSFEKMAQNIGALIRQISAKSEHLAASSQQLTASAGQSSQASNQIAISIQEVAGGAAEQINAADEAAATVAALSAGIQQIAANSGTVASQSGRVAEKAAAGGAAVDKAISQMDRIEQTVDNSAAVVAKLGERSKEIGQIVDTISGIAGQTNLLALNAAIEAARAGEQGRGFAVVAEEVRKLAEQSEEAAKKIAGLISDTQIDTDKAVEAMQQGTQEVKTGAEVVNAAGVTFREITGMVTEVNGQVKQISQAIQEMALGSQKIVEAVNRIDALSKKSSDEAQSVSAATEEQLASMEEIATSSESLARLAQDLQAAVAKFRL, from the coding sequence GTGAAAACCATTCAAGCAAAACTCACAGTTACTATTCTGGCTATCGTCCTGGTTGCCCTCGCCGCCCTGGGCGGTCTAAACTACTGGCGGGCCAAGGCGATCATCACCGACAATGTCGTGGCGGAGCTCCAAAAAACGTCGGTAGCCACTGCCGAAGGACTCGGCAATTGGTTCGATATCCGCAAAACGGAAATGAACGCCATCGCGCGCTCCCCTGTAATGACCGGCGGCAACCAGGAAGCCATGCTGGCCTATATCGGCGCGGAAATGAAAAACAACAGCGGGATTTACGAGAATATCTTCTGGATCACGCCCGACGGAACATTAGTGGACACAAAAGGGACAAAAGGCAACCTGAGCAGCCGGGCCTACTTTCAGGCGGGCATGAAAGGCGCCACCTCGATCTCCGATCCCCTCAAATCGATGACAACAGGCAAATCGGTCGTCGTCCTTGCCACCCCTATCAAGAGCGGCAATGGAGTTGCGGGAGTTCTCGTCGGCTCCATATACATCGAGGAGCTGGAAAAACGGACGCTGGGCATCAAGGTCGGCCGGACAGGCAGCGCCTACATCGTTCGCAGCGACGGCCTGATGATCGTCCACGCCAACAAGGACCTCGTAATGAAAGCCAACTCTCTCACCGATGAAAAATATCCCCAAGCCATCCGGGACGTGACCGGGCGAATGGTCAAGGGCGAAACCGGTGTTGCCAGCTATAAATGGGACGGCGCCGAAAAAATGATCTCCTACGCCCCCGTGCCGGGAACGGGCTGGTCGTTGGCCCTAACCGTGCCGACGGCGGAAATAACCGGCGTACTCTCGGCCCTTACAACAATCTCCCTCGTGACAATCATCGTCGTCATGCTCCTCGCCGGCATCGCCATCAGCTGGTTTGCCCGGCGCATCGCCCGCCCCATCCAATCGCTTGAGGCGGCAGCCCAAAAAATCGCCGGCGGCGACTTATCCCAGGCAAGCTTAGGCATCAGCTCGAACGACGAAATCGGCCGCCTGGCCCAAAGCTTTGAAAAAATGGCCCAGAATATCGGCGCCCTCATCAGGCAAATTTCCGCTAAATCCGAGCATCTGGCGGCTTCCTCGCAACAGCTCACCGCCAGCGCCGGGCAATCTTCCCAGGCGAGCAACCAAATCGCCATCTCCATCCAGGAAGTAGCCGGCGGGGCCGCAGAGCAGATAAACGCCGCCGACGAAGCTGCCGCAACCGTCGCCGCGCTGTCGGCAGGCATCCAGCAAATCGCCGCCAACTCCGGCACTGTCGCCAGCCAATCCGGGCGGGTGGCGGAAAAAGCCGCCGCCGGCGGTGCCGCTGTCGACAAAGCCATCAGCCAGATGGACCGGATCGAGCAGACGGTCGACAATTCGGCGGCAGTGGTCGCCAAGCTGGGTGAACGGTCGAAAGAAATCGGCCAGATCGTCGACACCATCTCCGGCATCGCCGGGCAGACAAACCTCCTCGCCCTCAACGCCGCCATCGAGGCCGCCCGCGCCGGGGAACAGGGCCGGGGCTTCGCCGTCGTGGCGGAAGAAGTGCGTAAACTTGCCGAACAATCCGAAGAGGCGGCGAAAAAAATCGCCGGCTTAATAAGCGATACCCAGATCGACACCGACAAAGCGGTCGAGGCCATGCAGCAAGGGACCCAAGAAGTAAAAACAGGCGCGGAAGTCGTAAATGCAGCCGGCGTGACCTTCCGTGAAATAACGGGCATGGTAACCGAAGTAAACGGTCAGGTCAAACAGATCTCGCAGGCTATCCAGGAAATGGCCTTGGGGAGCCAAAAGATCGTGGAGGCGGTAAACCGGATCGACGCACTGAGCAAAAAGTCATCCGATGAAGCGCAGAGCGTATCGGCAGCCACTGAGGAGCAACTGGCTTCGATGGAGGAGATCGCCACATCGAGCGAATCGCTGGCCAGGCTGGCCCAGGACCTGCAAGCGGCCGTCGCCAAATTCAGACTGTAA
- a CDS encoding DUF2000 domain-containing protein codes for MTAALLPEMPNRCVIVMDKELSGGILANAIAVIALSAGQRHPALVGGPLVDACGFAHPGLIPTGIPMLCAPQDELARIRQVALENECDVVDFPVEGQQTKNYEEFQEMVGRIPTEGIKYTGLALIGQKKTISKIVKKLDLMS; via the coding sequence ATGACAGCAGCGCTTTTACCCGAAATGCCGAACCGGTGCGTTATCGTGATGGACAAAGAGTTAAGCGGGGGAATCCTGGCGAATGCGATTGCCGTGATAGCCCTCAGCGCCGGGCAGCGGCATCCCGCGCTCGTAGGCGGGCCGCTGGTCGATGCCTGCGGGTTTGCCCATCCGGGGCTGATTCCCACAGGCATTCCGATGCTGTGCGCGCCGCAGGACGAGTTGGCCAGAATCCGGCAGGTGGCTTTGGAGAACGAATGCGATGTGGTGGATTTTCCGGTGGAGGGCCAGCAGACAAAAAACTACGAGGAGTTTCAGGAGATGGTGGGCCGCATCCCCACCGAAGGCATTAAGTATACCGGTCTGGCGCTGATCGGGCAAAAAAAGACGATCAGCAAGATCGTCAAAAAGCTCGATCTGATGAGCTGA
- a CDS encoding helix-turn-helix domain-containing protein — protein MKAEIISVLQQLNFTEYEAKAYLALLEKSPLSGYAISLNSGVPRSKIYEVLSGMVARGDILVSQENTPLYLPLSPEALIAQRKRRAEKTYHIAQHALQQFAVTAQNRENIWNIAGHGAIMARVKEEIKGARHRVLLEIWSDDALELVDELQAAAHRGVKILIVSYGELDFAFATVYQHYMPEDITREYGGRWIVSSVDDRGIVAGIVSLGDESRAAWTAHPGLVMPITEVIIHDVYIMEIMAVFGKELEAEFGPNLINLRQKFLLEPYGKKYYPSSPQNNPGR, from the coding sequence ATGAAAGCCGAGATTATATCGGTCCTGCAGCAGCTCAATTTTACCGAGTACGAGGCCAAAGCGTATTTGGCGCTGCTGGAAAAATCGCCCCTGTCGGGCTACGCCATCTCCCTCAACTCCGGCGTGCCGCGTTCCAAAATCTACGAAGTGCTCAGCGGCATGGTAGCGCGCGGCGATATCCTCGTCAGCCAGGAAAACACGCCGCTCTATCTTCCTTTGTCCCCCGAAGCGTTGATCGCCCAAAGGAAACGCCGCGCGGAAAAAACCTACCATATCGCGCAGCACGCTTTGCAGCAGTTCGCCGTAACCGCGCAAAACCGCGAAAACATCTGGAACATCGCCGGCCACGGGGCCATCATGGCCCGCGTCAAGGAAGAAATCAAGGGCGCCAGGCACCGCGTCCTGCTCGAAATCTGGAGCGACGACGCGCTGGAGCTCGTCGACGAACTGCAGGCAGCGGCCCACAGAGGCGTAAAAATATTAATCGTATCCTACGGCGAGCTGGACTTCGCCTTTGCCACCGTCTATCAGCACTACATGCCTGAAGACATAACCCGCGAATACGGCGGCCGCTGGATCGTATCCAGCGTCGACGACCGCGGGATCGTCGCCGGCATCGTCTCGCTCGGCGACGAAAGCCGCGCCGCCTGGACGGCGCATCCGGGGCTGGTAATGCCGATCACCGAAGTCATCATCCACGACGTGTACATCATGGAAATCATGGCCGTATTCGGCAAAGAGCTCGAAGCCGAGTTCGGCCCCAACCTCATTAATCTCCGCCAGAAATTTCTCCTCGAGCCCTACGGAAAAAAATACTATCCCTCCTCCCCACAAAACAACCCCGGTCGTTAA
- a CDS encoding methyl-accepting chemotaxis protein produces the protein MQDIRVMAVAGDQLVADEVVGIVRQVLGESISVQGCPLGKLSGPDAADLFVCVSQRRGELAKFIPEEKLVGIDLFPYTHYFIELAKLPREQTVHIFGNTAQFTRMVADQCTTNGIDHLRFAHIPFEEIADGEIAELLGKAEIVIGPVTLVGEKGALQQKYRQYMNPACRIIAAQRIIEIKSACELMKWVTLFSYRQLSNKVVNGMNHLMDKMQQISAITQQRARSVQDETASFDKLTVRFSHGMTTLEHVKGLSDTLAVAAKSIGNIVEAIKHISGQTNLLALNATIEAARVGEAGRGFAVVAKEVGKLAAESQTSTDTIRQAVGSIREAVTQIASAMGTLTGEMLENQQLFAEISQASQQENTQIMEIFAAIENIRKESEEVCEITLQLTKSS, from the coding sequence GTGCAGGATATCAGAGTAATGGCAGTAGCCGGCGATCAGTTGGTCGCTGACGAGGTAGTGGGGATTGTCAGGCAAGTGCTCGGAGAAAGCATCTCTGTCCAGGGATGCCCGCTTGGCAAGCTCTCCGGCCCTGACGCCGCCGACCTTTTTGTCTGCGTTTCGCAGCGCCGCGGCGAGTTGGCGAAATTCATACCGGAAGAGAAACTGGTCGGCATTGACCTCTTCCCCTACACCCACTACTTCATCGAACTGGCGAAGCTGCCCAGGGAACAAACCGTTCACATATTCGGCAACACGGCGCAATTTACGAGAATGGTCGCCGACCAATGCACCACCAATGGCATAGACCACCTACGCTTCGCGCATATCCCCTTCGAAGAAATCGCCGACGGCGAAATCGCCGAACTGCTGGGCAAGGCGGAAATCGTCATCGGGCCCGTGACGCTCGTGGGCGAAAAAGGCGCATTGCAGCAGAAATATCGGCAATACATGAACCCCGCCTGCCGGATAATCGCCGCCCAGAGGATAATCGAAATCAAGTCGGCCTGCGAGCTCATGAAATGGGTCACCCTCTTCAGCTACCGGCAACTCTCCAATAAAGTCGTCAACGGCATGAACCATCTCATGGACAAGATGCAGCAGATTTCCGCCATCACCCAGCAGAGAGCCCGGTCCGTCCAGGACGAAACGGCGTCTTTCGATAAACTGACCGTAAGATTCAGCCACGGCATGACCACCCTCGAACACGTAAAGGGCCTATCCGATACCTTGGCGGTAGCGGCGAAAAGCATCGGCAATATCGTCGAAGCCATAAAACACATATCCGGGCAGACCAACCTGCTTGCCCTCAACGCCACCATCGAAGCCGCCCGGGTGGGCGAAGCCGGCCGCGGCTTTGCCGTCGTCGCCAAAGAAGTGGGCAAACTCGCAGCCGAAAGCCAGACCTCGACCGACACCATCCGCCAGGCGGTCGGCAGCATCCGGGAAGCGGTCACCCAGATAGCGTCGGCAATGGGGACGCTCACCGGCGAAATGCTGGAAAATCAGCAGCTATTCGCCGAGATATCGCAAGCATCGCAGCAGGAAAACACGCAGATCATGGAAATCTTCGCAGCCATTGAAAATATCCGCAAAGAAAGCGAAGAAGTCTGCGAAATCACACTGCAACTGACCAAATCGTCGTAA
- a CDS encoding helix-turn-helix domain-containing protein produces the protein MYKPKLEKDIRCPLEYGLEIFGGKWKSRIICLLAEKAVLRYSSLRKEMTNITDAVLAATLKELAEDGIVQRRQFDEIPPRVEYCLSAKGKSVVPILQSICRWSGAYHREDSERILAQCQKCDYICKAE, from the coding sequence ATGTATAAACCCAAACTGGAAAAAGATATTCGCTGCCCGCTGGAATATGGCCTGGAAATTTTCGGCGGGAAATGGAAGTCGCGGATAATCTGTCTCCTGGCGGAGAAAGCAGTTCTGCGTTATAGCTCGCTGCGCAAGGAAATGACAAATATCACCGACGCCGTTTTGGCAGCCACTTTGAAAGAATTGGCCGAGGACGGAATCGTTCAAAGGCGGCAATTCGATGAAATCCCGCCGCGAGTGGAATATTGCCTGTCTGCTAAAGGCAAATCCGTCGTACCCATCCTGCAAAGCATTTGCCGGTGGTCGGGCGCATACCACCGAGAAGACAGCGAGCGCATCCTGGCGCAATGCCAAAAATGCGATTACATCTGCAAAGCCGAGTGA